A region of Candidatus Leptovillus gracilis DNA encodes the following proteins:
- a CDS encoding CPBP family intramembrane metalloprotease produces MTIGGVEFDLKLTFLIIFSTVIPMLDYYGHRFTSAKAYDRFILYFILPMLVILLLFREPASGYGFRLGAWRVGLAWTVGVCLVMALVLWFVARTPSMQAYYQARAPQEVTRLLWLNGVELFAWEFIWRGFMLFGLAKILGPGPAILIQAVPFAFMHLGKPEIETLTTIFGGIGFGFIAWQTNSFLYPWLIHWFITSFTMLIALGRF; encoded by the coding sequence ATGACCATTGGCGGCGTTGAATTTGACCTGAAACTGACTTTTCTCATCATCTTCAGTACCGTCATCCCCATGCTGGACTATTACGGCCACAGATTTACCAGCGCCAAAGCCTACGACCGTTTCATCCTGTACTTTATCTTACCCATGCTGGTCATTCTGCTGTTGTTCCGCGAACCGGCCAGCGGCTATGGCTTTCGGCTGGGCGCCTGGCGCGTCGGTCTGGCCTGGACGGTCGGCGTGTGCCTGGTGATGGCTCTGGTGTTATGGTTTGTGGCCCGCACGCCATCCATGCAGGCGTATTATCAGGCGCGTGCGCCACAAGAAGTAACACGCCTTCTCTGGCTTAACGGTGTGGAATTGTTTGCCTGGGAGTTTATCTGGCGTGGTTTTATGCTCTTTGGTCTGGCGAAAATTTTAGGCCCTGGCCCGGCCATCCTCATCCAGGCAGTCCCTTTTGCCTTTATGCACCTGGGCAAACCGGAAATCGAAACCCTGACCACCATTTTCGGCGGTATTGGCTTTGGTTTCATTGCCTGGCAAACTAATTCGTTCCTTTATCCCTGGCTTATCCATTGGTTTATCACCTCATTTACGATGCTTATTGCTTTAGGTCGTTTCTAA